One Paenibacillus sp. FSL W8-0186 genomic window carries:
- a CDS encoding SDR family oxidoreductase: MYTVFVAGAHGRTGRHIVKALLRENYEVRGLVRNESQQDNLQEWGAKPYIGDLRTVFSEGIDGADAVICAVGAGDKEDPEEIDHLGTVRLIEQSAMLGVKRFILISSMGTLEPERMPKILKPYLLAKRRAEKVLEESTLCHTIIRPGGLTDDLPIGKVSIRDGFTYSGFISRNDVAEAAVLALKLPETEHAAFNLIAGETPLVQALQSLK; encoded by the coding sequence ATGTATACCGTCTTTGTAGCGGGAGCGCACGGAAGAACAGGTCGTCACATCGTTAAAGCGCTTCTCAGAGAAAATTATGAAGTCAGGGGTCTGGTTCGCAATGAATCACAGCAGGATAACTTACAGGAATGGGGGGCCAAGCCGTACATCGGGGATTTGAGAACTGTGTTCTCGGAAGGGATTGATGGGGCGGACGCCGTCATTTGCGCGGTCGGCGCGGGAGATAAGGAAGACCCTGAGGAAATTGACCATCTCGGAACCGTTCGATTGATCGAGCAGTCCGCCATGCTGGGTGTTAAACGCTTCATTCTAATCAGCTCGATGGGGACACTTGAGCCGGAACGTATGCCGAAAATTTTGAAGCCATATTTATTAGCCAAACGCCGGGCCGAAAAAGTATTGGAAGAAAGCACGTTATGCCATACCATTATACGTCCAGGAGGTCTGACCGATGATTTGCCTATAGGCAAAGTATCGATCCGCGACGGGTTCACCTATTCGGGATTTATCTCGCGAAACGATGTGGCCGAGGCGGCGGTTCTTGCCTTAAAGCTGCCTGAGACGGAGCATGCCGCCTTTAATTTAATTGCAGGGGAGACCCCGCTAGTCCAAGCTTTACAGTCGCTAAAGTAA